GCCCGCGACGGTGTATTTCATGCACCAGCTGAGGAAACCTTTCCGCCACAGAACCCAACACGAAAAAGGTGGCTTTCACGGGTCGACCCAAACAACGTTCCCCTTCCTCCAGCACATCCAAAAGCGTGGCTGTACTTCGATCCACCCGCCAGCATTGACGATTCCAGGAGGAGGAAGGGAAAAGAGGGCGGAGGTTTTCTACTTGGAACCAATCTTCTATGTCAAAAGTAAGTAAAAAAGAAGTCATTGAGTCATTGAGTCATTGAGTCATTGAGTCATTGGGTCATTGGGTCATTGGGTCATTGGGTCATTGGGTCATTGNNNNNNNNNNNNNNNNNNNNNNNNNNNNNNNNNNNNNNNNNNNNNNNNNNNNNNNNNNNNNNNNNNNNNNNNNNNNNNNNNNNNNNNNNNNNNNNNNNNNGTCATTGGGTCATTGGGTCATTGGGTCATTGGGTCATTGGGTCATTGGGTCATTGGGTCATTAAGTTGTCGAGTTATTGAGTCATTGAGTGAGTGGGTCATTAAGTTGTTGGGGCATTAAGTTGTTGAGTCATTGAGTGGTGGAGTTGTTAAGTCATTAGGTGAGGGAGTTATTGAGTTGTTGAGTCATTGGTGGAGGGGCGTAAAAGGGTGTAGACGCCACCGAGCATGACCAGCCCCAGAATGAATACAAGCCACCCTGAAAACGTGTGCAAAAACCCCTCGGCGACTCCCGCTCCGTAATGCCTCGCTAAAACAGCCGTGCCGATAAGGCGCAACACGTTAGACACCACCGCAATGGGGGCTGCAGCAAAAAAGAGAAGCCATTTTTTCCATGACCTCATAGGCGCAAGGTAGGCTATCGCGGCACTCAGGGCCAGAAGCGACGTCAGGGACCGTAACCCTGAGCACGCATCGGCCACTTCCAGCACCGTGTTGGGAAGCGTGAGGATATTGCCTTCCCGAAGCACGGTGTAACCCATAGTCTGTATGACGTCCGCAGCCACCTTGGAAGCAAAAAGTTTCATGGGAAAAGCGATCTTGTTCCATAGGATGGCAGGCAGCGGAACCATT
The DNA window shown above is from Desulfosoma sp. and carries:
- a CDS encoding exosortase/archaeosortase family protein is translated as MNLLKGISLRSSFPFLALGISFALLYYPVILKLVHDWGVDDNYSHGYFIPFIAAYMVWQRKEELERVPKRGSLWGLILVSAGLAQFILAWAASVYFLQGTSMVVVLFGVVLFLWGSKLTKILWIPIAYLALMVPLPAILWNKIAFPMKLFASKVAADVIQTMGYTVLREGNILTLPNTVLEVADACSGLRSLTSLLALSAAIAYLAPMRSWKKWLLFFAAAPIAVVSNVLRLIGTAVLARHYGAGVAEGFLHTFSGWLVFILGLVMLGGVYTLLRPSTNDSTTQ